The Hyperolius riggenbachi isolate aHypRig1 chromosome 3, aHypRig1.pri, whole genome shotgun sequence genome window below encodes:
- the LOC137560996 gene encoding beta-1,3-galactosyltransferase 1-like has product MVDYRFVVRFCNFLALILMIVIAYLFHIEKQTLFVSISLPKGLSRSQKPQEEPVNNLTYPAFRHPLAPPYPYPYKFLINQPDKCKHRRPFLILLVIGKIHDWEARQTIRETWGNESNYDVDVLRIFLVGITNFIQDRTQWMIEEESVAFGDIIQQDFMDTYYNLTLKTLMGMEWVTKFCNNASYVVKIDNDMFLNVECLIYKLLRPDLPLRVNYFTGHIVSSTGPFRSQAYKWYVPREVYPNDTYPPYCSGPGYVFSADLAKKIYNVSQRIRVIPMEDCFMGICLYELHIPLTPSPWGLFFGRYLKYDRCKFHKLITVHHYKNYRLRSIWPDFWNLKSTGCN; this is encoded by the coding sequence ATGGTGGATTACCGTTTTGTAGTGAGATTTTGTAATTTCCTCGCTCTGATTCTGATGATTGTAATTGCATACTTGTTTCACATTGAGAAACAAACATTGTTTGTAAGCATCAGTTTGCCAAAAGGACTCTCCAGATCCCAGAAACCCCAAGAAGAGCCTGTGAACAACCTGACCTATCCAGCCTTCCGCCATCCTCTGGCTCCACCTTACCCATATCCCTATAAGTTCCTCATCAACCAGCCAGATAAATGCAAACACCGAAGGCCCTTTCTGATCCTGCTGGTGATTGGTAAAATCCATGATTGGGAGGCTAGACAAACCATACGAGAGACCTGGGGCAATGAAAGTAATTACGATGTTGATGTGCTGAGGATATTTTTGGTGGGAATTACGAATTTTATCCAAGACAGGACACAATGGATGATAGAAGAGGAGAGTGTAGCCTTTGGGGACATCATCCAACAAGACTTCATGGATACGTACTACAATCTCACCCTAAAGACCTTAATGGGCATGGAGTGGGTGACTAAGTTCTGCAATAATGCCAGCTATGTGGTAAAAATTGACAATGATATGTTCCTTAACGTTGAATGTCTGATTTACAAGCTTCTTCGTCCAGACCTTCCGCTCCGTGTAAACTATTTTACAGGACACATAGTATCCAGTACAGGACCATTTAGGAGCCAAGCATATAAATGGTATGTCCCTAGGGAAGTCTACCCCAATGACACTTACCCACCATACTGTTCTGGGCCTGGATACGTCTTCTCAGCTGACTTGGCAAAAAAAATCTACAATGTATCACAACGGATTCGAGTTATCCCCATGGAGGATTGCTTTATGGGGATTTGTCTATATGAGCTCCATATTCCACTCACACCATCTCCTTGGGGTTTATTCTTTGGTCGTTACCTAAAATATGACAGATGTAAATTTCATAAGCTGATTACGGTCCACCATTATAAAAACTATCGACTGCGGAGTATATGGCCAGATTTTTGGAATTTGAAAtccacaggctgcaactga